In a genomic window of Shouchella clausii:
- a CDS encoding MarR family winged helix-turn-helix transcriptional regulator, with protein MEVQRLEKPYDKNRHQFEEIERSLRKIADLVKQKGREILAHFPITTPQFVALQWLNEYGDMTIGELSNHMHLACSTTTDLVDRMEKNGLVMRVKDKQDRRVVRIHLLDRGQTIIREVIAKRQHYLAEMLEHFTSEQVNDLEENLNFLLKTMKEKREVRS; from the coding sequence ATGGAGGTGCAACGATTGGAAAAACCTTATGACAAAAATCGTCACCAATTCGAGGAGATTGAGCGCTCTCTCCGTAAAATTGCTGACTTAGTGAAACAAAAGGGCAGAGAGATTTTAGCGCATTTCCCGATAACGACGCCGCAATTTGTTGCACTGCAGTGGTTAAATGAATATGGTGATATGACCATAGGGGAACTTTCTAATCATATGCACCTGGCATGCAGCACAACGACGGACTTAGTAGATCGAATGGAGAAAAATGGATTGGTGATGCGGGTTAAAGACAAACAAGACCGGCGCGTCGTACGAATTCATTTGTTGGATAGAGGTCAAACGATCATACGCGAAGTGATCGCTAAGCGGCAACATTATTTAGCGGAAATGCTTGAGCATTTTACAAGTGAACAAGTGAACGATCTAGAAGAAAATTTAAATTTCCTTTTGAAAACAATGAAGGAAAAGCGTGAAGTGCGTTCATAA
- the racE gene encoding glutamate racemase: protein MNRPIGIIDSGIGGLTVASEIMRQLPKEPIVYIGDSARCPYGPRPVEEVRAFTWQMIGRLLNEDVKMIVIACNTATAVVLEEARAQLDIPVVGVIRPGAISAIQVSENRHVAVIGTIGTIASNAYTMALHSIDENVTVESLACPLFVPLVEQGTIKGPEAEAVVRESLAPLQGAGFDTLILGCTHYPLLKPVIEVCLPGVTVISSGEETAREVSSLLFYHSMNEQHQAKATHRFYTTGDANQFKQLAASWLNIHTGSVASIHLDGPLPIQATMKSK from the coding sequence GTGAACAGACCGATTGGCATTATTGATTCTGGCATAGGGGGATTGACTGTCGCCTCGGAAATTATGCGTCAATTGCCAAAAGAACCGATTGTATATATAGGGGACTCTGCCCGTTGCCCATATGGCCCCCGCCCTGTTGAAGAAGTACGGGCATTTACGTGGCAAATGATCGGGCGTCTCTTAAATGAAGATGTGAAAATGATTGTGATTGCTTGCAATACAGCAACTGCTGTTGTGCTGGAAGAAGCAAGAGCCCAGTTAGACATTCCAGTTGTCGGCGTGATCCGTCCAGGGGCGATCAGCGCGATACAAGTGAGCGAAAATCGCCATGTTGCCGTCATTGGCACAATAGGCACAATTGCGAGCAACGCCTACACAATGGCACTCCATTCGATTGATGAAAACGTAACGGTTGAAAGCTTGGCATGTCCGTTATTTGTGCCCCTTGTTGAACAGGGGACGATTAAAGGACCTGAAGCCGAGGCGGTGGTACGCGAATCGCTCGCTCCCCTTCAAGGCGCCGGCTTCGATACGCTCATTTTAGGCTGTACCCATTACCCATTGTTAAAGCCTGTCATTGAAGTGTGTTTGCCTGGCGTTACTGTGATTTCATCAGGCGAGGAGACAGCAAGGGAAGTAAGCAGTTTGCTGTTTTACCATTCAATGAATGAACAACATCAGGCAAAGGCGACACATCGTTTCTATACGACTGGAGATGCGAATCAATTTAAGCAATTAGCGGCGAGTTGGCTAAACATTCACACGGGCTCTGTCGCGTCCATTCATCTTGATGGGCCATTGCCCATTCAAGCAACGATGAAAAGTAAGTGA
- a CDS encoding DUF362 domain-containing protein, with translation MAFVILSPCIGEKAGECVDVCPVDCIEEGEDQYFINPDICIDCGACQGVCPVDAIVEEYEMAPEDQKFLKKAEEFFGIE, from the coding sequence ATGGCATTTGTCATTTTGAGCCCTTGCATTGGGGAGAAAGCTGGGGAATGTGTCGATGTATGCCCAGTCGACTGCATTGAAGAAGGAGAAGACCAATACTTCATTAATCCGGATATTTGCATTGATTGTGGCGCTTGCCAAGGCGTATGCCCAGTGGATGCAATTGTGGAAGAATATGAGATGGCTCCTGAAGACCAAAAGTTCTTGAAAAAAGCGGAAGAATTTTTTGGGATTGAGTAA
- the trhO gene encoding oxygen-dependent tRNA uridine(34) hydroxylase TrhO, producing the protein MSKDYRVLLYYYYTTIEDPEGFAKEHLAFCKSLQLKGRVLVAKEGINGTVSGLKEHTDAYMEAMKANPLFDGIIFKVDEEEQHVFKKMHVRPRPELVTLRLNEDDVNPNELTGKHLSPKEWREAMLEEDTVVIDARNDYEYDVGHFRGAIRPDIKAFRELPDWIRQNKEQFENKRILTYCTGGIRCEKFSGWLKKEGFEDVAQLDGGIVTYGKDPEVKGELWDGKCYVFDERLTVPINHVAPTVVGKDYFDGKPCERYVNCANPECNKQILCSEENEHKYLRGCTPECRVHPRNLYVKEHQLSPEEHQARLDVLGERLPARL; encoded by the coding sequence ATGTCTAAAGATTACCGTGTACTATTGTATTATTATTACACTACGATTGAAGATCCAGAAGGATTTGCTAAAGAGCATCTCGCTTTTTGCAAAAGCTTGCAGTTAAAAGGCCGAGTGCTTGTAGCAAAAGAAGGCATTAATGGAACCGTATCAGGACTAAAGGAACATACCGATGCCTATATGGAGGCGATGAAAGCCAATCCGTTGTTTGATGGCATTATATTTAAAGTGGACGAAGAAGAGCAGCACGTATTTAAAAAGATGCATGTACGCCCTCGCCCAGAACTAGTAACGCTTCGCTTGAACGAAGACGATGTCAATCCAAACGAATTGACAGGCAAGCATTTATCGCCAAAAGAATGGCGTGAAGCAATGCTAGAAGAGGACACGGTTGTCATTGACGCCCGCAATGATTATGAGTATGATGTTGGCCATTTTCGTGGGGCCATTCGCCCAGACATTAAAGCTTTTAGGGAGCTGCCTGATTGGATTCGACAAAACAAAGAGCAATTTGAAAATAAGCGAATTCTTACTTACTGCACAGGGGGAATCCGCTGCGAAAAATTTTCAGGCTGGCTGAAAAAGGAAGGGTTTGAAGATGTAGCTCAACTGGATGGCGGCATTGTCACTTACGGAAAAGACCCAGAAGTAAAAGGGGAATTGTGGGATGGCAAATGCTATGTATTCGATGAGCGGCTAACGGTGCCGATTAACCACGTAGCGCCAACTGTAGTCGGAAAAGATTACTTTGACGGAAAACCGTGTGAGCGGTATGTCAATTGCGCCAATCCAGAGTGCAACAAGCAAATTTTATGTTCAGAGGAAAATGAGCATAAATATTTGCGCGGCTGTACACCTGAATGCCGCGTCCACCCTCGCAATCTCTATGTAAAAGAGCATCAGCTATCTCCTGAAGAACACCAAGCGCGACTTGACGTTCTTGGAGAGAGGCTACCTGCTAGATTATAA
- a CDS encoding GerMN domain-containing protein, which yields MRKLAGVSAPFVVVLALTTGCSLGANDAVDTLDEPPVTYTDAEEELENEENEPEEDVTEEQADESEAGEETGEETGPTDETTPDEAAESLNQRELYLIDSNGLVVPQTLTLPKTDSVMKQALEYLVEGGPINDILPNGFRAVLPAGTEVDIDHLKEEKLAIVNFSSEFNDYNLADEKRIFEAVTWTLTQFPDVEEVKVEVNGYELDKMPQSEKPLVGNLSRADGINVDTSEVVDFTNSTDITLYFLGANDEETYYVPVTKRVENVDNELEAAINELIEGPSLMTNLLTEMSGDVELLNEPKLQNGEVVLDFNEAIQSANEGSAIPTSVLESLALTLTEQGGIEKVSIQVNGEAGVNEAGIEVEEVTRPELVNAKPL from the coding sequence ATGCGTAAATTAGCTGGAGTTAGCGCGCCTTTTGTTGTTGTACTTGCACTTACTACGGGCTGTTCACTTGGAGCCAATGATGCTGTGGACACACTCGATGAACCGCCAGTCACATACACGGATGCGGAAGAGGAATTGGAAAACGAAGAAAATGAACCTGAAGAGGATGTAACGGAAGAACAAGCAGATGAAAGCGAAGCAGGGGAAGAAACAGGGGAGGAAACAGGACCAACAGATGAAACAACTCCAGATGAAGCTGCTGAATCATTAAATCAGCGAGAGCTCTATTTAATTGACAGCAATGGCCTAGTCGTCCCGCAAACGTTGACGCTTCCAAAAACAGACAGTGTGATGAAGCAGGCACTTGAGTATTTAGTAGAAGGGGGACCAATCAACGATATTCTTCCTAACGGCTTCCGGGCTGTCTTGCCAGCAGGAACAGAAGTCGATATCGACCACTTAAAAGAAGAAAAGTTGGCAATTGTTAATTTTTCAAGTGAGTTTAATGACTACAACCTCGCAGATGAAAAGCGGATTTTTGAAGCTGTTACCTGGACATTGACGCAATTTCCTGACGTTGAAGAAGTGAAAGTCGAAGTAAACGGTTATGAGCTCGATAAAATGCCACAAAGCGAGAAACCGCTTGTCGGAAACCTTAGTCGCGCAGATGGCATAAATGTCGACACAAGCGAAGTCGTCGACTTTACCAATAGCACGGACATTACCCTATATTTCCTTGGGGCAAATGACGAGGAAACGTACTACGTACCGGTAACAAAAAGGGTTGAAAATGTCGACAATGAGCTAGAGGCGGCAATCAATGAATTGATTGAAGGGCCATCGCTCATGACAAATTTGCTAACAGAAATGTCAGGCGATGTGGAACTCCTTAATGAACCTAAACTGCAAAATGGCGAAGTCGTCTTAGACTTTAACGAAGCCATTCAATCAGCCAACGAAGGCAGCGCCATTCCGACCAGTGTATTGGAAAGCTTAGCGCTCACATTAACAGAGCAAGGCGGCATCGAAAAAGTGTCAATCCAAGTGAACGGAGAGGCAGGCGTAAATGAGGCGGGCATTGAAGTGGAAGAAGTCACTCGCCCTGAGCTCGTGAATGCTAAGCCGCTATAG
- the rph gene encoding ribonuclease PH gives MRQDGRKQNQLREVEIIPHFTKHAEGSVLISVGDTKVICTASIENRVPPFLRGQNKGWLAAEYSMLPRATGQRTIREAAKGKLSGRTMEIQRLIGRALRAVVDLEKLGEKTIWIDCDVIQADGGTRTASITGAYVALVLAVQKAFAEKTISAWPITDFLAAISVGILPEEGAVCDLCYSEDSQAKVDMNIVQTGSGDFVEVQGSGEEAVYTRSELNALLDLAAEGIGQLIHIQRPFLGEAASWIEEKKGT, from the coding sequence ATGCGCCAAGACGGCCGAAAACAAAATCAACTAAGAGAGGTTGAGATCATTCCTCATTTTACAAAGCATGCCGAAGGGTCTGTACTGATTTCTGTTGGCGATACAAAAGTGATATGCACAGCAAGCATTGAAAACCGCGTCCCCCCGTTTTTACGTGGGCAAAATAAAGGGTGGCTAGCGGCGGAATATTCGATGCTGCCACGAGCGACAGGCCAGCGAACGATTCGCGAAGCCGCAAAAGGCAAATTGAGCGGGCGAACAATGGAAATCCAACGCCTGATCGGCCGGGCACTCCGGGCAGTTGTCGATTTAGAAAAGCTCGGTGAAAAGACGATCTGGATCGACTGCGACGTTATCCAAGCAGATGGCGGTACTCGGACCGCATCGATTACAGGTGCATATGTGGCGCTTGTGCTCGCGGTTCAAAAAGCGTTTGCTGAAAAAACAATTAGCGCTTGGCCGATTACTGATTTTTTAGCAGCTATATCTGTCGGCATTTTGCCTGAAGAAGGGGCCGTGTGTGATCTGTGTTACAGCGAGGATTCACAGGCAAAGGTCGATATGAATATCGTCCAAACAGGTTCAGGCGATTTTGTTGAAGTGCAAGGCAGTGGAGAAGAAGCTGTTTATACACGCAGTGAATTGAATGCGCTCCTTGACCTCGCTGCAGAGGGCATTGGCCAATTGATTCACATCCAACGCCCGTTTCTTGGCGAGGCAGCTAGTTGGATTGAAGAAAAAAAGGGGACATGA
- a CDS encoding XTP/dITP diphosphatase, translated as MNELVVATKNKGKLNDFQTLFTDRYIVKSLYDYPEVPEIIEDGDTFHENAVKKAETLAAHLQKPVIADDSGLLIDALGGKPGVYSARYAGEPKNDQANIDKVLSELDGVPTQKRTARFFCVIALAEPGKETIFAEGACEGRITEKPTGSNGFGYDPIFLVPSHGQTMAELSAETKNQLSHRARALTALKETIEGAWPK; from the coding sequence TTGAACGAATTGGTTGTAGCCACAAAAAACAAAGGCAAACTTAACGACTTTCAAACATTGTTTACTGATCGTTACATAGTCAAATCACTTTACGATTACCCTGAAGTCCCTGAGATTATTGAAGACGGCGACACATTCCATGAGAATGCCGTCAAAAAAGCAGAAACGCTGGCTGCCCATTTACAAAAACCGGTCATTGCCGATGATTCAGGGCTGCTGATCGACGCCCTTGGCGGCAAGCCAGGAGTATACTCTGCTCGCTATGCTGGTGAACCGAAGAACGACCAAGCCAATATTGACAAAGTTCTTTCGGAGCTTGACGGTGTCCCGACACAGAAGCGTACTGCCCGTTTCTTTTGTGTCATTGCGTTGGCCGAACCAGGAAAAGAAACAATTTTTGCCGAAGGAGCTTGCGAAGGCCGCATCACCGAAAAACCAACGGGTTCGAATGGTTTTGGCTACGATCCGATCTTTTTGGTGCCTAGCCACGGACAAACAATGGCAGAGCTATCAGCCGAAACAAAAAACCAGCTCAGCCACCGCGCCCGGGCCCTCACAGCCTTAAAAGAAACAATCGAGGGAGCGTGGCCGAAATGA
- a CDS encoding metallophosphoesterase family protein translates to MNILIISDSHGWTDQLKTIIGRHEHEVDQVIHVGDSELPEHAPELAGVNVVAGNCDVFSSFPNELECQWEGTTAYIAHGHHHGVKQTLAKLIGRAKEKGARIAIYGHSHIARAEEQDGVILINPGSVRLPKQYPEGTYCCLTIGNEHADINYWTTAGKKATDLDKHFTL, encoded by the coding sequence ATGAATATTCTTATCATTAGCGACAGCCATGGCTGGACCGATCAGTTAAAGACGATTATAGGCCGCCACGAACATGAGGTGGACCAAGTCATACATGTCGGTGATTCAGAACTTCCTGAACACGCGCCAGAACTGGCTGGGGTTAACGTGGTTGCTGGCAATTGCGATGTGTTCTCTTCTTTTCCAAATGAGCTAGAATGCCAATGGGAAGGAACAACCGCTTATATCGCCCACGGCCATCATCATGGCGTTAAACAGACGCTTGCGAAACTAATCGGCCGTGCAAAAGAAAAAGGCGCACGCATCGCCATCTACGGCCATAGCCATATTGCCCGGGCCGAAGAGCAGGATGGTGTCATCCTCATTAATCCCGGGAGTGTTCGCCTACCAAAACAGTACCCTGAAGGCACATATTGCTGCCTAACAATCGGAAACGAACATGCCGACATCAACTATTGGACAACCGCTGGCAAAAAAGCAACAGACTTGGACAAGCACTTCACGCTCTAA